The region CATTcggggtaagggtacaacctatgaatataccGTTAGTGTTCTCTTTCTCGACGTTAGCCATCTCAacagtaaatgtttcggttaatggttgaggactatgtttaagaagatgtttgaataaatggctaacaaaacttcattctgcaccagaatcgaaaaggatgcatgcataagagttgtcgagaaggaacgtacccgtgacaacggtgggatcggcgactgcctcctcttgTCCCATAGTtagaactctcccggtgttgttggttgttgttgctttggggCAGTTTTGCTTGTAATGCCCGACTTCACCAcaaccgtagcaggcctgaccgacacctgctccggaagcttgattggttggttgggctggtgTTTTGCAAAATCGAATCatatgcccctttttaccacagttaGAGCATGACAGTTCACGACATGGGCCAGGGttatggtggtagttacacttttCGCACCGAGGTAgggtaccagcatacctactggtaggtgcttgagtggCAGGAGTAGCgacaggggtagtagcagcgtggactgccacagttTGCTTCTTCTTTGAGGTCTCCTGCAAAGACTGACCCTTTTTCtgtttccaaaattttcttttctcaccacttcttTTTGCCGGTTCACGAGCGGTGGCCATTTCATCGAGATTGTCTCCATGATCAATCAGAGTCTGTGCcaggcatttggcgctgtcgaagTGTCTGGCTTCGCGGGCAaaacatttcctttggttggccgggtcagcccccagatgaatctttcaatctttttgctttccgaggtgaccattcccggacagaggagcgctaggtcttcaaacctagaagtgtaagtggcgatatcggaacccttcatctttaggttccagagttcgtgctccaatttctgcatttcgccccgcaGGCAGTACTCTACAAGTAGAAGCTCCTTCatgctctcccaacccatagcattagctacTGGTAGGGGTAGGGATTTAacttggccattccaccaagtcaaggctttatcggtgaaagtgtaggcggcaaacttcaccttgtcagCTTTCGAACAGGAACATATTTTGAAAATAGACTCGATCTTCTCAAACCATCGAGTCAGAGCAAAAACACCACTAGTTTCATTGAAAGGTGTGGGTTTtacgttcatgaaatctttataggaacactccttccagtgtccctgaccaccttcctggttttgggactgagtaccacctcctggcccgccggaaccaccggggttcatttgtgacattGCAGTAGCCACAGCAGCAGTaacagctgcttggaacatggcgggatcaaacggaagaggtggtggaggaggattgttgttccttGAGCTGGGTCTTctccttggaggcatcttgatctaaaatgatcaggaagagagcatggtaagtcctctgaattgaatcaagagatatggaacaagagatatctcattatggcaGATAGAGTGTTCTACTATGCGATAATATATAGGAAAGCTACCACCGCAAGGGAATTTATCGCTAAAGaaaatgagtagcaacacttgaatgaggatttctataacgaagttgactctagaaaatactcccatagtattttatgttttgttgCGACAATGACTCATTGTTtggatatttggtaagttttaggcctgctgcacaccacagtcactcccaagcacatgttggtcgtgtctcgaatgaatatagttgatcaggctatattgactctagacacgactacataactgcccaggtttaaccacagtgtacaacacccaattacttatgttttgttctactcgtggtTACGGTTTCTGGCgtttaggtattcttgtatactttttgaaaaatacttgtattttaaagTATATATTTAGTTCAGAGCGCTTCGGACCCTTAATGTTTATGGgtatataccatgtaaggttcggtatacttagttcactataaacaaggactctgataccaatctgtgatACCCCGAAACTGacggtggaaacgttccggggtggagcacgtcatgcgtagtatcacaaccaatctacatagcaagcatagttaacacaaccattacattacataagaaaatttacatttgtttgaaagtaaggaaatacatgttttatatatatatacatcagtttgaaaaaaagtaaagacgagacttctatacacatcgtcttctccaaaagaacacgggatacctgtctaacgagaacttgagaatacaagcagttttaaaatatcagcataaagctggtgagttcataagcggtttgtttctggtaaaagaataagtttcctttgcttttatgaaaagttgtttcctaagaaaatcccatattttcttataaaagtagttTGGTTATTCATTTGTTAAACAACCTGTTCATGAAAAGtaaagttatcccaggaaaatcccttattttccttaaaagttggtggttggttatcaattcggaatgaagtgtacaagtatctaccatacttgtactGTTAAGTGAAGTTTCCTTGAAAGcttggttatccttgaaaagtatgttagttttaacacgtatataaaactaataagtaggtagtaaactaattcctaagggtattactgataccctctagtaatcaatacagttattactttgaggttagttcactaggttTATAATTACtaaagtaaatctccattatctaagttgtgagttccataaccatacaataaactAGATATGGCTCGTAACGGGACCAATATCATTTTACGACTTTGTCACCCGTGGACCTGttggtcccactgtagctagcagccaggtgcggggtagtcagtcccgtatagatctatacacacaagtcacgttctccctccaggagattttggttacagggtcggtcctccactctcgtatacctggggagtgttaccaaggaggtgtctccaatcttaagattaatgaatttacaagtaatagtaTAGAAAATCCTATTTGATTGGTATGAATCCTTTTGTAAATTATAAAGTATAACATAAAATATAACCTTTTATGATGAGATTCACAAGTTCcttgttttggttttgaaaacaaACTCTACAAGTTAATTTCTTAATTGGTTGGTAAAACGgttttcagtgttaaaagcatgcGGAGCATGTAAGtatttcatacgaaataataagttttgagtaaaaattcccttgtacttttgcttgtattcccccctgaaaaacatgaaaaactcggaaaaaggtgtaggggtatgaactcaccagacgagaatgtgtcgggtaggatgctaagtgtcaatttagggcttgaacacacgcgagggtcctatgtaacatgaagtgatacacaattgtatctaatcaGACATTAaaccactaattaagtaagataatacactCCGATGCGCaaaaacactttatctcaagtgttggaagtgatacgggttgcatctaaggagtgtagggCCTTAATAAGcagtttactcttcaagtgtaAACCCTTAGGGGGTTTTCGGCCCGAAGACcatattccccatgagtttaaagtcgtaaactcatgggtggggtgtttttggttgctcaaaggtcttatatcacttggaGAAATAAGTTAGGCTCAATTCTAGGGCATACAAAGTGACTAGGGATTCAAATGGACCCTTTAGGGGAGGTTACGGCCAAAGGACCAATTCCTtgggggtttacggtcgtaaattcTATGAGGActtggtttctttgatgtttaaggtccctacttcgatggtggttgattctagggcTTAGGAAGGGATTGGGACTTGAAGTGACCttgaaaatggagtttacggttcttgaaggacccttggtgagtttactgccgtaaacacacgagtttacggtcgtaaactcatgtttggctCATTTTTGCATAGTTTGGTGCTTCAAATGAAGGGATACAAGGTTCTATGCATTAATCCAAgctataggaggtgtttaagggcactttaacaccatgaaagggagtttacggtctatgagtgttcatggaccgtaaactcatgtttactcccattAAGACATGATTTTGGGGGTTCTAAGTTCATGCATGCTAGTTtctaagtcatagctaagcatTAGAAAggttttggaggggttttggggcttcaaaacccccttatgggagtttacggttttgggaggtgttccccaaccgtaaactcaagtttttgGGGCTTTTGAATGCTTGAATCACGAATTTGCACGCATACCAAGCTAagcaacaagctaggaaggattacttacggttttggagcttgaatgggGTGTTTTTTGATCAAAATCGACTTGTAGAaaaagagtagagagagaagctTTAGGAGTGGGAAAAGACTCAAATGaaggccactcaacccttatatagggtttgagtttgcgGCCAGGTGGGGTTCCACCCGATCCCGACGTTAAACGGAGTTTATGGTcatacccgattaaatggtcgtaacccgACTTGGTCGTAAACTAGAAACTTTTCAAAGGAATATCGAGGGTCTTTCATGTGTTTCTATTTCATTTCGACacttatgaagtcataataaaagtctcagTTTAATTtgcctaatccaaaatgttaacggaaaaatttaataaaaatgagttttattaacggaaatgggttacagcaacggaataaatttcaggttgtcacaggtAGTACCGGAGACGTTTATGATCACCACATTCAGTACTCATACTATTAGGTCACTGAATGTTACAACGATTTTTCACTATATTATACTTTTTTGGTGATCAAATCATTGAACGGAATATGTTAATTAAATTACCATATTTGTTTGTGACATATGGTTTTACATTTCACTGTGTTATACTTTTTTGGGCTCATTATTTACAGTATATAAATAAAGTTACCAGGCCTTTCTAATCATGTGCTTCCTGTATTTAGTGGGCGTCCTGATCAGGTGGAGAGAGTGTTGAAACTTTGTTTCCATGATGCCTTGACTAAGCTTCAACCTCAAAAAAGGGAGCTTGATCTGACATTTcactatattatattttttttgggcTCATTATTTATAGTATACAAATAAAGTTACCAGGCCTTACTAATCATGTGCTTCTTGTATTTAGTGGGCATCCTGATCAGGTGGAGAGTGTTGAAACCCCGTTTCCAAGGTGCCTTGACTAAGCTTCAACCTCAAAAAAGGGAGCTTGATCTGTTGATTGTCATACTCTGTAAGTATGGTTAATTGTGACTATTACACACTTTGTAAGTATGGTTAATTGTTCTTTTTAACAAAGCTTTGTCTTATATACTATAgtccattctctctctctctctaatataAGTTTTATAAGCAAGAACTGATATATGTTCTTGTATCCAGCTGCATAAAATCAAGTAGAacagagggtattttggtcttttcatCTAAACCTTTACAAAATCCACTGCTTTCCAGGATGTTGCTGTGAAAATTCTTTTAGAACAAGATTTTCATCCAGAGAGGCTGAACGAATTCTTGCAGGAGGTGAGTCCTAGTGTATTTTAGGTTAAATTTAAtctaatttaatatatattaaaatattatattattaatttgattattctAATTGTTactttgatttattaatttaggTTGCAATAATCAGACGATTAAGGCATCTAAATATTGTTCTTTTCATGGGAGCAGTTACTCAGCCTCCAAACCTGTCAATAGTGACAGAATATTTGTCCAGATTTATTCCCTCTACATTTTAAAACAGTTTTTGGAGCTTGATGTTAATATATTTGTATGGTGGGATAATTTTGTAATATTTTTCGAGTGCAGGGGTAGTTTGTATAGGCTGTTGCATAAACATGGAGCAAAAGAGTCATTGGATGAGAGGAGAAGGCTGAGTATCGCATATGATGTGGTATCTACCTTTAACCATTTACTACTtcctcccctccccccccccccccccaaaataaaataaaataaaaaacatcttatcctttttaaaaaaaaaaattgcatttaCATTGAGTTCCTCAGCAGCATGTCATGAAAAtggaacaaaaaaaaatacaaagttatCTCTAATGTTTCTTTTTTCTTCTATCAATTATTAATATTAATGGCTTCTTTTTGGGCTTTCGAGGTTAAAAGCAAACATGTTTCTTTCATCCAAAACTGCAGCAGGAACATAAGTGGGGTCCGTAACAAATTGTATTCTGTGGTGGTAAGAATCAAGAGCaacccttttaaatatttttttaaaatatattttgtattatataaaatattttgtgTTGCAGGATAGAAATGCTGATGCATTGGCCTTATATTTTGGTGAAGATCATGCTTATTGCTCTTTTGAACAAGGTAACATATTTAAATCACATGTTCATTTAtaagcaataataataataaatgttaaaTTACAAATGTTTTAAAGTATAAGAGAAGAATGATGGTTTATGGCTATGGTTATGTAGTTATAGAGAGGCTTGTGAAGTTTGTGAGGGTGCTTAGAAAAGCTCATGAAGAAAACTGTAAAAAGGCTGAAATGGAAAAGAAGAAAGCCCAGAAAGAGTCTGAATGGCGTTTTTCAAATGGTGTAAACAGGCTGAACTAGAAAAGGAGAAAACTATAACATTATTGTGCCATTTCAGGCCCACTCTTTCTGTTTCTTATAACCTAGCCATTTCAGGATTGTTGATTAGTCAAATCCATTGAGAGATGCATCAAATAAGGCTAACAGTGTTGAGCTTAACCTATTTCTTGAAGTAGAAAATGGACTGGTATGATCTCACACATCACATATTATGTTTTGATGTCCATAATTgaaattgattcaaataaatactgtgtagtaatataaaaagttattttttttataaaattgacCTTTTGACTTTTCAATGTAAGATTTGTTCCCCATTCCTCGACCTGCGAAGACTAAGGAGGAGATTCTGATGTTCTTTAAACTTTATGATCCTTTAAAAGAAGAGCTTCGGTATcctctctatctctctttctctctacatTGGTTGCATTcaagaaataacaacatactttcatcAACTTATTTACAATATCATTGTGCTTTTGTTTTCTTAAATTCTCCTTATTACACGTTTGAAAAAGCTACCTACTTATAGGCATGCCATTGAAATATAAAGCAACTTTCTCTATGATACATGAGTAAATATTCATCTGATTGATTAGttgacatttatatttatttcttTCTTGTATGAGGTACAAAGTAGGATTTGGGTTATAAATCTCCTAATAGATCAGGACAAAGCTTCAAGTCAGGAGAAGATATGGTTCAGATGTTGAAGAAGGTTAGCACCATGTTCTGATAAATAAGTCATAAAATTGTCTTGAGGTTTATTTAATGGTGGTTGATGGTTTTGTTTTGTTGATGGAGTTTAGCAATGGAAAGATAGTTAGggcattgggggggggggggaggattcAATCTCAACTCAATAGCAAATTCAGTAATTTCTTGTGTATAAGTTCTATTATAAGGCAAACATATTTTTGAACTCTTTGAGATTTatccatttgtctactattggaatgattatttgtatgacaataacttttgtgcaatggattgtattttttttgtatacggtattttattttctattatgatacatgaaatgcaaatttaatctgaaaattagtaaatctataattatttttttttaaattaaaattatgatacgcaaaaatgtgtgtcatcttcatttatgacatgacctttcttgatagCGGCTTTAaggatacacattgcgtgtcgtctatagacgacgcgcaaaagcgtgtcgtctctcgttatgacagggccttccttgacacgcatttgcgcgtcgtctgagtgttttacgacccgcattgtgcgtcgtaaaatgctgtttttcttgtagtgattgtATCTAGAGATGTGAAATTTGTTGAAAATGTATTTCCTCTCACATTAGACTCTTTAGAGAAATCGTCCCAACCTAGTAATATCGATTTTCTGAACATAACCTATATGGAAGATGATGACTTGGTACAAAAGAAAAATAGTGAAAGATAAATAGAAACACACACAATTATGGAGGACTCCGTACAAAGAACCACCACTAAGCCCACGACAAAACAATGTTAAATGAAAATATAGTGCCAGAAAGAGACCCAATAAAAGACACCGGGGAACCTTGAATTCCTAACATACTGCCCCCTAAAAACACGATAGAAAAGAGAAATAGAACTCACCCAAAATATCTAAGCGATATCATGGTGAATTTGCCCCAATTGGTAGACCATGCATCACCAAAGCCTGATCAGCGATCCTCGATggtatgtgtgacaacccaaaattttcattcgtATAAACTCCGCAATCAAGCACATTATAAATTAGCCAAATTCATCCCAAAACATTTTTTGCCAGATTTAAGCCTGTTcgagtattttattttaaatttttcggCGAACGAACAATTAAATGAAAGTGTCCGTTAGGTGTTTGGTAAAGCGATAAATCAATAAACACCCTGACTAAGTGTTTATGGCCAAACAAGGGAGTTTGGACCGCAAACCCCAAAGgctatatatatggcacttagccattttccttcatttcttccatttcaagctagagaaaacccgatttctctcccaaggatcttcaagcttTCATCCCAACCTTCGCATAACGTacgtacttctatcctagagcaTATTAAGGCTTGTTATACTTCCATGTATCAAGAAATcacccaagaaacaccaagaacaaggtgtttacggtccaaagtgttcttggaccataaaccctaaaatgggtgccaaagtgtgccctagttccttctaagccttgacaactagcatagatcctttccttgataagttTAGCACTTGAAGACACCAAAAATccctcaagaacatgagtttacggtttggagacctcccaaaaccgtaaacacctcccaaAGGGTGTTGTGATTCCCTTAACACCTTGAATGGCTTGTATATGTGGCTAGGACTTTGCATGCTTAAcctagatgcaccaaaacatgaaaggaaggggaaaacatgagtttacggccgtaaactcatgtgtttactgccgtaaactccccagGGAGTGGTCCAAGAACTATAAACTCCAAAGGGAGGTCATCTTGAGCCCCAaccacttcctaagcccttgattcgagtctagcatagTTCCTTGAGCAGTTTAAGACCTTTAAGCACCCAATGGCACCATTgccatgattttacggctgtaaactcatgagggaaatggtcttgaaaccgtaaataCTCATAAAGGCCACCATCTGAGGAgcaaactccaatgtgaggccatacaCTCTTTATATGCAACCTTTAGTAATCCTAGCACTTCTggtaaagtgttttcatgtattagGATGTCTTTTCTtgcataattaattattaaatgactaatttgatacttaaatgtatcatcacatgttaaataggattcgcgtgtgtggtcaagtccttaCTTGAGACTTAGCATCGTATACCGTCCGTTCATCCAGatcacccacgtcaggtgagttcatacccctgaattaacctttaaaatgtttttaaatgcttttatgggggggggaatacaagttgaactatagagttattagatcaatcatatgtgattaataactgtatagcaaaatagatttttgcttgtaaaactgctttatccagccataggttttcaaatcttgtttaaagtatgaatatctctttttagattattaaagattttccaaaggttttccaagctttttttataaactgacatcaagtcataaattattatttataaagtcttccaaaggttttaccaaagttgtTGTTATGCTTTTATCTTGTTaaatgcatgcccgtatatgtatagttatataagtaatgtttaaagcaaTTAGGAAGGCTAAATCCCTttgattccttttccttgtttggatgtggctttagggtatcggttatccgtccgaggGTCTTTTAAttgttagttatatatcatgtatacatatatagtcataaaagttctctcagccagttcatttccctttgggtagcaaaggcatccttccattattcatatacctgaaacattagtaactattataggaatagttaggagattctatttactctctctctctcactctctctttctctctctctctctctctctctctctctctctctctctctctctcttagtaTGAAGTATTACACAGGAGTcggttcattcgtgagtctatacc is a window of Lactuca sativa cultivar Salinas chromosome 1, Lsat_Salinas_v11, whole genome shotgun sequence DNA encoding:
- the LOC111893518 gene encoding putative formin-like protein 15b, with product MDDGLVVVVDRDRHSYGSNTSSSNGLIELGSHQDLRVVLTGITSLLAQGRDGLMDKFDVAVKILLEQDFHPERLNEFLQEVAIIRRLRHLNIVLFMGAVTQPPNLGSLYRLLHKHGAKESLDERRRLSIAYDVDRNADALALYFGEDHAYCSFEQVIERLVKFVRVLRKAHEENCKKAEMEKKKAQKESEWRFSNGVNRLN